Proteins encoded in a region of the bacterium genome:
- a CDS encoding twin-arginine translocase subunit TatC gives MTDEKDSSESSMPLTGHLTELRNRLLWILGTVLVIFFITYYFSAQLLAIAQRPVAGQKLVFLSPTEAFFAHLKASFFAA, from the coding sequence GTGACCGACGAGAAGGACTCCTCCGAAAGTTCCATGCCCCTCACCGGGCATCTGACCGAGCTCCGCAACCGGCTCCTGTGGATCCTGGGCACGGTGCTTGTGATCTTCTTCATCACCTACTATTTCTCCGCCCAGCTGCTCGCGATCGCCCAAAGGCCCGTAGCGGGCCAGAAGCTGGTCTTTCTCTCGCCGACCGAGGCCTTTTTCGCGCACCTGAAAGCGTCCTTTTTCGCGGCG
- the tatA gene encoding twin-arginine translocase TatA/TatE family subunit — MFGSIGMTELIVILVVALIVIGPKRLPEVAKSIGRSLRDFKRATSDLQDSISLDETDYEPHPASRTEESESDKSAAVSPPNDTAAPDSPASGTGGTAASADEAASAEEATPSDVSEKGKPAS, encoded by the coding sequence ATGTTCGGAAGCATTGGCATGACCGAGCTGATCGTTATCCTGGTGGTGGCCCTAATTGTCATCGGGCCCAAGCGCCTGCCCGAGGTCGCGAAATCCATCGGGCGGAGCCTGCGGGACTTCAAGCGTGCCACCTCCGACCTCCAGGACAGCATCAGTCTCGACGAAACCGACTATGAACCTCATCCGGCCTCGCGCACCGAAGAGAGCGAAAGCGATAAAAGCGCCGCTGTATCCCCACCGAACGACACAGCCGCTCCGGACAGCCCGGCGAGCGGCACAGGCGGCACCGCCGCATCTGCAGATGAGGCCGCATCCGCAGAGGAGGCCACCCCCTCCGATGTCAGCGAAAAAGGGAAACCGGCATCGTGA